Proteins from a genomic interval of Youhaiella tibetensis:
- the uxuA gene encoding mannonate dehydratase, with protein MKQTWRWFGPDDPVTLAHVRQAGATGIVTALHHLNDGRAWPDEEVARRKGEIEAAGLTWSVVESIIVHEDIKTRTGRYRELIDNYKASIRAVAKAGVQTVCYNFMAITDWTRTDLDYVMPHGGTALRFDVVEFCAYDVFILKRPGAEADHPADRIERAQAWLKTASESDLARLERNLIEWVPAREFVYDRQSLNRMLDVYGELATDGFRANLFEFLGEITPVAEEAGVRMAIHPDDPPFPLFGLPRVVCSASDARALLAAVDRPANGLTLCTGSYGANPANDLVAMAKEFAPRIHFAHLRNVTKECDGSFHEAEHLEGDTDMVRVVHALLGEEKRRSGEGRADWEIPMRPDHGHAILDDIGKKTNPGYSGIGRLKGLAELRGVMRTIEALGY; from the coding sequence ATGAAGCAGACCTGGCGCTGGTTCGGTCCAGACGATCCGGTGACCCTGGCCCATGTCCGTCAGGCAGGCGCCACGGGTATCGTGACGGCGCTCCATCACCTCAACGACGGCCGTGCCTGGCCCGATGAGGAGGTTGCCAGGCGCAAGGGCGAGATCGAGGCGGCCGGGCTCACCTGGTCGGTGGTCGAAAGCATCATCGTCCACGAGGACATCAAGACCCGCACCGGCCGGTACCGCGAACTCATCGACAACTACAAGGCCTCGATCCGCGCGGTGGCAAAGGCGGGCGTCCAGACCGTCTGCTACAACTTCATGGCCATCACCGACTGGACCCGGACCGATCTCGACTACGTCATGCCGCACGGCGGCACCGCCCTGCGGTTCGACGTGGTGGAGTTCTGCGCCTACGACGTCTTCATCCTCAAGCGCCCGGGCGCGGAAGCCGACCATCCGGCGGACCGGATCGAGCGGGCGCAGGCCTGGCTCAAGACCGCCAGCGAGAGCGATCTTGCCCGGTTGGAGCGCAATCTCATCGAGTGGGTCCCGGCGCGCGAGTTCGTTTATGACCGGCAAAGCCTCAACCGCATGCTCGACGTCTATGGAGAGCTTGCGACCGACGGTTTCCGGGCCAATCTGTTCGAGTTCCTGGGGGAGATTACGCCGGTGGCCGAAGAGGCCGGGGTGCGGATGGCGATCCATCCGGACGATCCGCCGTTCCCGCTGTTCGGGCTGCCGCGCGTGGTCTGCTCGGCTTCCGACGCGCGGGCGCTGCTGGCTGCGGTCGACAGGCCCGCGAACGGCCTGACCCTTTGCACCGGCTCCTACGGGGCCAACCCGGCCAACGACCTTGTGGCCATGGCCAAGGAATTCGCGCCGCGCATCCATTTCGCCCACCTTCGCAACGTCACCAAGGAATGCGACGGGTCCTTCCACGAGGCCGAGCACTTGGAAGGCGACACCGACATGGTTCGGGTCGTGCATGCACTGCTGGGCGAGGAAAAGCGCCGCTCCGGCGAGGGGCGTGCCGACTGGGAAATCCCGATGCGGCCAGACCACGGCCACGCCATCCTCGACGACATCGGCAAGAAGACCAATCCCGGCTATTCGGGGATCGGTCGCCTCAAGGGCCTTGCCGAACTGCGCGGGGTGATGCGCACCATCGAGGCGCTGGGCTACTAG
- a CDS encoding tripartite tricarboxylate transporter permease → MQTFDLLMQGLLVALQPINLLYALVGVTLGTAVGVLPGIGPALTVALLLPVTYKLDPAGSLIMFAGIYYGGMYGGSTTSILLNTPGESASIVTALEGNKMARAGRGGPALATAAIGSFVAGLIATMALAFIAPWVVKFALSFGPAEYFALMVLSFMTVSAAFGDSALRGLTALGIGLALGLVGIDLQSGQARLAFGIPDLLDGIEVTTLAVAMFAIGETLSIAGQGKRAPEQIEPVKGSVWMTAQDWARSWKAWLRGTVIGFPIGAMPAGGAEIGTFFSYAAEKRLSKHPEEFGNGAIEGVAGPEAANNASAAGTLVPLLTLGLPTSATAAIMLAGFQQYGLQPGPLLFTNNSSLVWGLIASLLIANFMLLVLNLPLVGLWVKLLAIPRPWLYAGILMFATLGTIGANPSVFELGMLLAFGLMGYVMRRFGYPIAPVVVGLILGPLAEQQLRRALAIGQGDPMVLVHSPISATLLTLALLALVVPLILRARGRGQVLSELAANED, encoded by the coding sequence ATGCAGACTTTCGACCTTCTGATGCAGGGCCTGCTGGTCGCGCTCCAGCCGATCAACCTGCTCTACGCCCTTGTGGGCGTGACCCTGGGCACGGCGGTTGGCGTGCTTCCGGGCATTGGCCCGGCCCTAACCGTGGCGTTGCTCCTGCCCGTCACCTACAAGCTCGATCCGGCCGGTTCCCTCATCATGTTTGCCGGCATCTACTACGGCGGCATGTATGGGGGCTCGACGACCTCGATCCTCCTCAATACGCCCGGCGAGAGCGCTTCGATCGTCACCGCGCTCGAAGGGAACAAGATGGCCCGCGCCGGCCGCGGGGGCCCGGCCCTGGCGACGGCGGCAATCGGCTCGTTCGTGGCCGGTCTCATCGCCACCATGGCGCTCGCCTTCATTGCGCCCTGGGTCGTCAAGTTCGCCCTCTCGTTCGGTCCGGCCGAATACTTCGCCCTCATGGTGCTTTCGTTCATGACGGTTTCGGCGGCCTTTGGCGATTCCGCCCTGCGCGGCCTCACCGCGCTCGGCATCGGCCTCGCCCTCGGCCTCGTCGGCATCGATCTCCAGAGTGGGCAGGCACGCCTCGCCTTCGGTATTCCAGATCTGCTCGACGGCATCGAGGTCACCACGCTGGCCGTCGCCATGTTCGCCATCGGGGAAACCCTCTCGATCGCGGGCCAGGGCAAGCGGGCGCCGGAGCAGATCGAACCGGTCAAGGGCTCGGTCTGGATGACCGCGCAGGATTGGGCGCGGTCCTGGAAGGCCTGGCTGCGCGGCACGGTGATCGGATTTCCGATCGGCGCCATGCCGGCGGGGGGCGCCGAGATCGGCACCTTCTTCTCCTACGCGGCCGAAAAACGTCTCTCTAAGCACCCCGAGGAGTTTGGAAACGGCGCAATCGAGGGCGTGGCCGGGCCGGAAGCGGCCAACAATGCCTCCGCCGCCGGAACGCTCGTGCCCCTGCTCACGCTCGGGCTGCCCACTTCGGCGACTGCCGCCATCATGCTGGCGGGCTTCCAGCAGTACGGCCTCCAGCCGGGCCCCCTGCTCTTCACCAACAACTCCAGCCTCGTCTGGGGCCTCATCGCGAGCCTGCTGATCGCCAACTTCATGCTGCTGGTGCTCAACCTGCCGCTGGTGGGGCTGTGGGTGAAGCTTCTGGCCATCCCCCGGCCTTGGCTCTATGCGGGCATCCTGATGTTCGCCACGCTCGGGACCATCGGCGCCAACCCCTCGGTGTTCGAACTGGGCATGCTGCTGGCTTTCGGCCTGATGGGTTACGTGATGCGCCGGTTCGGGTACCCGATTGCGCCTGTCGTCGTGGGTCTCATCCTCGGGCCGCTCGCCGAGCAGCAATTGCGCCGCGCGCTCGCCATCGGGCAAGGCGATCCGATGGTGCTGGTGCACTCGCCGATATCGGCGACCCTGCTGACGCTTGCGCTGCTGGCCCTGGTCGTTCCGCTGATCCTGAGGGCTCGCGGACGCGGGCAGGTCCTCTCCGAACTAGCTGCCAACGAGGACTAG
- a CDS encoding tripartite tricarboxylate transporter TctB family protein translates to MSEQPLTGNKERRPDWAALIIAVALAALAAVIAWDASQLKVTANYSRIGPQTFPFVVAGLLMVLAIWTAFEAWRGVFPERERDEFGPIAWIVGGLAAQMLLLNVAGFSIATGLLFAATARGFGQRKLYLSVPIGIVLAYLVWVIFAKLLQLSLPAGPLENLLFR, encoded by the coding sequence ATGAGTGAGCAGCCGCTAACCGGCAACAAGGAGCGCCGCCCCGACTGGGCGGCGCTTATCATCGCGGTCGCGCTCGCGGCGCTGGCGGCGGTCATCGCCTGGGATGCTTCCCAACTCAAGGTAACGGCCAACTATTCGCGCATCGGGCCCCAGACCTTCCCCTTCGTGGTGGCGGGGCTGCTGATGGTTCTGGCAATCTGGACGGCCTTCGAAGCCTGGCGCGGCGTGTTTCCCGAGCGGGAGCGCGACGAGTTCGGGCCCATCGCCTGGATCGTTGGGGGCCTTGCCGCCCAGATGCTGCTGCTCAACGTGGCCGGCTTCTCCATCGCCACCGGCCTGCTGTTTGCCGCCACTGCCCGCGGCTTCGGCCAGCGCAAGCTCTATCTCTCGGTCCCGATCGGCATCGTCCTGGCCTATCTGGTCTGGGTGATCTTCGCCAAGCTGCTGCAGTTGTCACTGCCGGCGGGCCCGCTCGAAAACCTCTTGTTCAGGTAG
- a CDS encoding Bug family tripartite tricarboxylate transporter substrate binding protein, with product MKHFILAGLLAGAIALPVQAADYTIMAPAAPGGGWDQTARSMQSTLQDEGISSSVQVTNVPGAGGTIGLAQFANQSNGNPNALIVGGYVMVGAILTNNSPVTLDAVTPIARLTGEYEAIVVPASSPIKTMDDLVAQLKADPGSVSWGGGSAGGTDHIAVGLIAKAAGVDPTKINYIAFSGGGEALAAILGGQVTAGISGYGEFESQIAAGELRLLAMSSDERLEGIDAPTLKEAGLDVSVQNWRMVAAAPGLSDDQVAAITADIEKMAKSATWQDILKTKGWEDTFLAGPDFKAQLAKDIESTAGILKEIGLVQ from the coding sequence ATGAAGCATTTCATTCTGGCCGGCCTGCTGGCCGGCGCTATCGCATTGCCGGTTCAGGCTGCCGACTACACCATCATGGCGCCCGCCGCGCCCGGCGGTGGCTGGGACCAGACGGCGCGCTCCATGCAGTCCACCCTGCAGGACGAGGGCATCTCCTCCAGCGTGCAGGTAACCAACGTCCCCGGTGCCGGTGGCACGATCGGGCTCGCCCAGTTCGCCAACCAGTCCAACGGCAACCCTAACGCACTCATTGTTGGCGGCTACGTGATGGTGGGCGCCATTCTCACCAACAATTCGCCTGTCACGCTGGACGCCGTAACGCCCATCGCGCGCCTCACCGGCGAATACGAAGCCATCGTCGTGCCGGCGTCCTCGCCGATCAAGACCATGGACGACCTGGTGGCACAGCTCAAGGCAGATCCGGGTTCGGTGTCCTGGGGCGGCGGCTCGGCGGGCGGCACCGATCACATCGCTGTCGGCCTCATCGCCAAGGCGGCCGGCGTCGATCCGACCAAGATCAACTACATCGCTTTCTCGGGCGGCGGTGAGGCCCTGGCGGCCATTCTCGGCGGCCAGGTGACGGCGGGCATTTCCGGCTATGGCGAGTTCGAATCCCAGATCGCTGCGGGTGAACTGCGCCTCCTGGCCATGTCGAGCGACGAGCGGCTGGAGGGCATCGACGCCCCCACCCTCAAGGAAGCGGGTCTGGACGTTTCGGTCCAGAACTGGCGCATGGTCGCGGCGGCCCCCGGGCTTTCCGATGACCAGGTCGCCGCCATAACGGCCGACATCGAAAAGATGGCCAAGTCGGCCACCTGGCAGGACATCCTCAAGACCAAGGGCTGGGAAGACACGTTCCTGGCCGGACCCGATTTCAAGGCGCAGCTCGCCAAGGACATCGAGTCCACCGCCGGCATCCTCAAGGAAATCGGCCTCGTCCAATGA
- a CDS encoding ABC transporter substrate-binding protein, giving the protein MIRVLFAAILLFAAGPAWAQPTIYPALSGKKDAQTLTVYSSLDAPLNAPLIAAFQAENPDIAVRYEDMLTGGIYDRIVAETDAGQPTADVAFSSAMDLQVKLANDGYAQQSDLALSARWPRWANWRNTAYALTFEPAVFVYNKRAFEGSRPPQTRGEFIDYLEQHRDAAFGRVGTYDIERAGVGFLFLARDQDQYSDVWALVEAMGAAGVKLYSTTSAILERVGDGRFVLGYNILGSYAADWATRNPDLGIVLPKDYTTVMSRIGLVPKAAAAPELGRKYLEFMMSARGQSVLAHNMHISAINPEVEGPNTIAFMRAQDDLQLSPVPVGPGLMVYLDQVKRMRLIDRWNKALRGQ; this is encoded by the coding sequence ATGATACGCGTTCTGTTCGCCGCCATACTGCTCTTCGCCGCCGGTCCGGCCTGGGCGCAGCCGACGATCTACCCGGCCCTTTCCGGCAAGAAGGACGCGCAGACGCTGACGGTCTATTCCTCGCTCGACGCCCCTCTCAATGCGCCGCTCATCGCGGCATTCCAGGCGGAAAACCCAGATATCGCGGTGCGTTACGAGGATATGCTCACAGGTGGAATCTACGACAGGATCGTCGCTGAGACCGATGCTGGGCAGCCGACGGCCGATGTCGCGTTCTCCTCGGCCATGGATTTGCAGGTCAAGCTCGCCAATGACGGCTACGCCCAGCAGAGCGACCTGGCGCTGAGTGCGCGCTGGCCGCGCTGGGCGAACTGGCGCAACACGGCCTATGCCCTCACCTTCGAACCGGCGGTCTTCGTCTACAACAAGAGGGCCTTCGAGGGCTCGCGCCCGCCCCAGACCCGGGGCGAATTCATCGACTATCTCGAGCAGCACCGGGACGCCGCCTTCGGACGCGTCGGCACCTACGACATCGAGCGGGCCGGCGTCGGCTTTCTCTTCCTGGCGCGAGACCAGGACCAGTATTCCGACGTCTGGGCGCTGGTGGAGGCCATGGGCGCGGCGGGGGTGAAGCTCTACTCCACGACTTCGGCCATTCTCGAACGCGTCGGGGACGGCCGGTTTGTGCTCGGCTACAATATCCTGGGATCCTATGCGGCCGATTGGGCGACGCGAAACCCCGACCTCGGCATCGTCCTGCCCAAGGACTACACCACCGTCATGTCCCGCATCGGGCTGGTCCCCAAGGCGGCCGCGGCTCCCGAGCTGGGGCGCAAGTACCTGGAGTTCATGATGTCGGCGCGCGGGCAATCGGTGCTGGCGCACAACATGCACATTTCGGCCATCAACCCCGAGGTCGAGGGCCCGAACACCATCGCCTTCATGCGGGCACAGGACGACCTGCAATTGAGCCCGGTTCCGGTGGGTCCCGGTCTCATGGTATATCTGGACCAGGTCAAGCGCATGCGTCTCATCGATCGTTGGAACAAGGCCCTGCGCGGCCAGTGA
- a CDS encoding response regulator transcription factor — MRILVVEDNLTLAEGLCAVLKGNGYAVDAVHDGLSAEAALRTQSYDLAVLDLNLPEMDGLELLRTLRARQSNTAVIILTARGALDDRVKGLDLGADDYLTKPFDVSELEARIRVLLRRQAGLRGSQVSFGPVLLDLNTRTASFEGKPLDIPARELSVLETLMLKAGKVVAKEAIIQSLSAFDDDLSTNAVEQYASRLRKRLAPLGLTVRTARGLGYYLDKVGAGG; from the coding sequence ATGCGTATTCTAGTGGTTGAAGACAACCTCACATTGGCTGAGGGTCTTTGTGCCGTGCTCAAGGGCAACGGCTATGCAGTCGATGCGGTGCACGACGGTCTTTCGGCCGAGGCGGCCCTGCGCACGCAGTCCTACGACCTGGCGGTGCTCGACCTCAACCTGCCCGAGATGGATGGGTTAGAGCTGCTGAGGACGCTGCGCGCCCGCCAGTCCAACACGGCGGTGATCATCCTGACAGCGCGGGGAGCGCTCGACGACCGGGTGAAAGGGCTCGATCTCGGGGCGGACGACTATCTGACAAAACCCTTCGACGTCAGCGAGTTGGAAGCGCGGATTCGCGTGTTGCTTCGGCGCCAGGCGGGGCTGCGCGGCTCGCAGGTGAGCTTCGGCCCGGTGCTGCTCGACCTCAACACGCGCACGGCTTCGTTCGAGGGCAAACCACTCGATATCCCCGCCCGCGAATTGAGCGTGCTCGAAACGCTCATGCTCAAGGCCGGCAAGGTGGTGGCCAAGGAGGCGATCATCCAGTCGCTCTCGGCGTTCGACGACGACCTGAGCACGAACGCGGTCGAGCAATACGCCTCGCGCCTGCGAAAGCGCCTGGCCCCGCTGGGGCTGACCGTGCGCACCGCGCGCGGGCTGGGCTACTATCTCGACAAGGTCGGCGCCGGCGGATGA